The following proteins come from a genomic window of Bacteroidia bacterium:
- the nuoK gene encoding NADH-quinone oxidoreductase subunit NuoK: protein MSAIQIIPLNFYILLSAILFSIGVMGVLLRRNAIIIFMSIELMLNAVNLLLVSFSSYHSDGAGQVFVFFIMAVAAAEVSVGLAILVMIYRNTKTTDIDFLNKLKG from the coding sequence ATGAGTGCGATACAAATTATTCCGTTGAACTTTTATATTTTACTCAGTGCCATTTTATTTTCAATTGGCGTGATGGGCGTGTTACTACGCAGAAATGCGATTATTATTTTTATGTCTATTGAGTTGATGTTGAATGCGGTTAATTTATTGCTCGTTTCTTTTTCATCGTATCATTCAGATGGCGCAGGACAAGTTTTTGTATTTTTCATTATGGCAGTGGCAGCGGCGGAAGTATCAGTAGGATTAGCGATTTTGGTGATGATTTACAGAAATACCAAAACAACAGACATTGATTTTTTGAATAAATTAAAAGGATAA
- the nuoL gene encoding NADH-quinone oxidoreductase subunit L — translation MINFVWLIPVFPLIGFLIIGLFGKKFSKGVVAVIGCTTILAAFIISAILFFQLISGSITATTVPLFDWISAGSFSAPFSFLVDPLSSIFLLIITGVGFLIHLYSVGYMHDDEAFYRFFSYLNLFIFFMLLLVLGSNYLILFVGWEGVGLCSYLLIGFWFKNNDYNNAAKKAFVMNRIGDLGFLLGIILIYITFGSTSYSGIFSQAKFFTAGRPVLTAITLLLFVGAMGKSAQIPLYTWLPDAMAGPTPVSALIHAATMVTAGIYMIARSNILYTLSPFTMSLVAIIGVVTAVFAASIALVQNDIKKVLAYSTVSQLGYMFLGLGVGAFTGAVFHVMTHAFFKALLFLGAGSVIHAMGGEQDIRKMGGLKKHLPITAITFLIATLAISGIPPFAGFFSKDEILAHAFGSNVWYWVLGLGGSLMTAFYMFRLLYLTFYGKFRGTEKQEHHLHESPSIMTIPLIVLAVLSVVGGFVGIPESLGGTHILNKFLSPVFADSTLKTLPDILSAGTEQMLMGITVVLLLGVIYFARHKYIVKQEIPVAEGQKIGFVHKLLYHKYFVDELYNNVITKPLDALSEQFDKTFENRLIGGTVNGIGKLVVRLSDLFRRLQTGSIGFYIFAMVISIICILFYKVL, via the coding sequence ATGATAAATTTTGTTTGGCTGATTCCTGTTTTTCCTTTAATCGGCTTTTTGATTATCGGATTATTCGGAAAAAAATTTTCCAAAGGTGTTGTCGCTGTTATCGGCTGCACCACAATTTTAGCTGCATTTATTATCTCTGCAATATTATTTTTTCAACTGATCTCTGGCAGCATAACAGCCACAACCGTTCCTCTTTTTGATTGGATTAGTGCTGGAAGTTTTTCTGCACCCTTTTCCTTTCTGGTAGACCCGCTTTCTTCTATATTTTTATTGATTATTACTGGAGTCGGATTTTTAATTCATTTGTATTCGGTCGGTTACATGCACGATGACGAAGCGTTTTACCGATTTTTTTCCTACTTAAATTTATTTATCTTTTTTATGTTGTTGTTGGTGCTCGGCTCCAATTACTTAATTCTTTTTGTAGGTTGGGAAGGCGTGGGATTGTGTTCTTATTTATTAATTGGATTTTGGTTTAAAAACAACGATTACAATAACGCTGCGAAAAAAGCTTTTGTGATGAATCGAATAGGAGATTTAGGTTTTCTTCTTGGAATTATTTTAATTTATATCACTTTCGGAAGCACTTCTTATTCAGGTATTTTTAGTCAGGCAAAATTTTTTACCGCCGGAAGACCTGTCCTCACAGCAATTACATTATTGCTTTTTGTAGGCGCGATGGGAAAAAGCGCTCAAATTCCATTGTATACCTGGCTACCCGATGCGATGGCAGGACCAACGCCTGTTTCTGCGTTAATCCATGCTGCTACCATGGTAACTGCAGGTATTTACATGATTGCACGGTCTAACATATTATACACATTGTCTCCGTTTACGATGAGTTTGGTTGCTATCATTGGTGTTGTTACGGCTGTATTTGCAGCAAGTATCGCTTTGGTGCAAAACGATATCAAAAAGGTATTAGCCTATTCCACGGTGAGTCAATTGGGATACATGTTTTTAGGATTGGGCGTAGGCGCATTTACTGGAGCGGTTTTCCATGTGATGACACATGCCTTTTTTAAGGCATTACTTTTCTTAGGCGCTGGAAGTGTTATTCATGCGATGGGCGGAGAACAAGACATTCGTAAAATGGGAGGGTTGAAAAAACATTTGCCCATAACAGCAATTACATTTCTCATTGCCACATTGGCTATTTCAGGAATTCCACCATTTGCAGGCTTTTTCTCGAAAGATGAAATTTTAGCGCATGCATTCGGAAGCAATGTTTGGTATTGGGTGTTGGGTTTGGGTGGATCCTTGATGACGGCATTTTATATGTTTCGATTGCTGTACCTCACGTTTTATGGAAAATTCAGAGGGACAGAAAAACAAGAACATCATTTGCATGAATCACCAAGTATAATGACGATTCCTTTGATTGTTTTAGCAGTTTTATCTGTTGTCGGAGGATTTGTCGGAATTCCGGAATCATTGGGAGGAACACATATTCTGAATAAATTCCTTTCTCCTGTTTTTGCAGATTCAACACTTAAAACCTTACCAGATATACTATCAGCTGGTACAGAACAAATGTTGATGGGAATAACGGTCGTTTTATTGCTGGGAGTTATTTATTTTGCAAGACATAAATACATCGTTAAACAAGAAATTCCAGTAGCGGAGGGACAAAAAATAGGTTTTGTGCACAAACTTCTATACCATAAATACTTTGTGGATGAATTGTATAACAACGTTATCACAAAACCGCTCGATGCTTTATCAGAACAATTTGATAAAACGTTTGAAAATCGCTTAATTGGTGGAACCGTAAACGGAATTGGAAAATTAGTTGTCCGTCTAAGCGATTTATTTCGAAGATTACAAACAGGAAGTATTGGCTTTTATATTTTCGCGATGGTAATAAGTATAATTTGTATTTTATTTTACAAGGTTTTATGA
- a CDS encoding NADH-quinone oxidoreductase subunit M — translation MITGILILFPLLSALLLLMVKKEQAKTIALTATLIEFALSLIAVFQFQYNASTQFLIDVPWIASLGIHFKVGMDGISLLLVMLTTFLIPLIILSSFSSKYEKPNAFYALILLMQMALIGVFTSLDGFLFYVFWELALIPIYFICLRWGGKNREKITLKFFIYTLAGSLLMLLSLIYLYLHTAGNHSFDIQAIYAAGASLDLRAQEFVFWGIFIAFAVKMPVFPFHSWQPDTYTNAPTAGTMLLAGVMLKMGTYGLIRWLLPVVPQGVAACSHLAIILAVIGIIYASCIAIVQKDLKRLIAYSSFAHVGMIAAGIMAFNVQGLQGGMIQMISHGINAVGLFFIVDIIFMRTKTHEIKLLGGIRLAEPQFAAIYLIILLGAVALPLTNGFIGEFLLINGLFQYNAWIAGFAATTIILAAVYMFRSYQHVMLGDRIALTENFTPLTLNEKAVLIPIVIMVIAIGVYPKPLLDIAEPAVKLLVQKYAISPI, via the coding sequence ATGATAACGGGCATTCTCATTTTATTTCCATTGTTGTCAGCTCTTTTACTTTTGATGGTAAAAAAAGAGCAAGCTAAAACCATTGCTCTTACTGCCACGTTAATTGAATTTGCCCTTTCATTGATAGCTGTTTTTCAATTTCAATACAATGCAAGCACTCAGTTTTTGATTGATGTTCCTTGGATTGCATCGCTTGGTATTCATTTTAAAGTGGGCATGGACGGCATCAGTTTATTATTAGTGATGTTAACTACGTTTTTAATTCCGCTAATTATTCTTTCTTCCTTTAGCTCAAAATACGAAAAGCCCAATGCTTTTTACGCGCTTATTTTATTGATGCAAATGGCTTTGATTGGCGTTTTTACTTCTTTGGATGGATTTTTATTTTATGTTTTTTGGGAATTGGCACTTATTCCAATTTATTTTATTTGCTTGCGCTGGGGCGGAAAAAACAGAGAAAAAATTACACTTAAATTTTTTATTTACACCTTGGCAGGAAGCTTATTAATGCTGCTTTCGCTGATTTATTTGTATTTACATACTGCCGGAAATCATTCGTTTGATATACAGGCGATTTATGCTGCAGGAGCTTCTTTAGATTTGCGTGCGCAAGAATTTGTTTTCTGGGGAATATTCATCGCATTTGCTGTTAAAATGCCCGTTTTTCCATTTCATTCTTGGCAACCAGATACCTATACTAATGCGCCAACAGCAGGAACAATGCTACTTGCTGGAGTGATGTTGAAAATGGGAACGTACGGATTGATTCGTTGGTTGCTTCCAGTTGTTCCGCAAGGGGTTGCTGCTTGTTCGCACCTCGCGATTATTTTAGCGGTTATCGGAATTATTTATGCGTCGTGTATCGCCATTGTACAAAAAGATTTGAAACGCTTAATTGCCTATTCTTCTTTCGCACACGTTGGTATGATTGCCGCAGGTATTATGGCTTTTAACGTTCAAGGATTACAAGGCGGAATGATACAAATGATTAGCCACGGAATTAACGCGGTGGGATTATTTTTCATCGTAGATATTATTTTTATGCGCACTAAAACGCACGAAATAAAATTGCTGGGTGGTATCCGATTAGCAGAACCGCAATTTGCAGCGATTTATTTGATTATATTATTAGGCGCGGTGGCATTGCCTTTAACCAATGGCTTTATTGGCGAATTTTTATTGATAAATGGATTATTCCAATACAATGCTTGGATAGCTGGATTTGCTGCCACCACCATTATTTTAGCTGCGGTATATATGTTCCGTTCCTATCAACATGTGATGTTGGGCGATCGCATTGCGCTCACCGAAAATTTTACACCTTTAACTTTGAATGAAAAAGCAGTATTAATTCCGATTGTAATTATGGTAATTGCCATCGGAGTATATCCGAAACCATTGCTTGATATTGCGGAACCGGCAGTGAAATTATTGGTTCAAAAATATGCAATCAGTCCGATTTAA
- a CDS encoding NADH-quinone oxidoreductase subunit N — translation MKAVELLSLLGVIALLVEIFNFKKLLFPIVILGLIGTIAVAVKDWNTNIHYYNDMLNFDNYAIVFTVLIVVIALFWFGIFNNYFEERTNLTDHFALALFSILGAVIMVSYSNMTMLFLGIEILSLPLYVLAGSRKTSTASNEASFKYFLMGSFATGFLLFGIALIYGVTMSFDLPTIGMFVANHINNLPGLFYVGMLMMLVGLAFKVSAVPFHFWVPDVYDGAPTAITTFMATIVKTAGFAAFFRLFYECFSLLGVTWHDLLWIMIALTIILGNITAIYQKSVKRMLAYSSIAHAGYMLLAILAMNKISAGAILYYAAAYSMATIIAFAALQIVSEKQNSENYDAFDGLNKKNPLLAFVLAISMLSLSGIPPMSGFFGKYYLFTAAFTSNYKWITLIAISGSLISIGYYFRLIIAAYFKKSSDDTVIGISTLQKIILIAATLVVLLLGIFPDLIIRLPLL, via the coding sequence ATGAAAGCAGTAGAATTACTTTCTTTATTAGGTGTTATCGCATTATTAGTCGAAATATTTAATTTCAAAAAATTATTATTTCCGATTGTTATCCTTGGTTTAATTGGAACCATTGCCGTTGCTGTGAAAGATTGGAATACCAATATTCATTATTACAACGACATGTTGAATTTCGATAATTACGCCATTGTGTTCACTGTTTTAATTGTGGTGATTGCGCTATTTTGGTTTGGCATATTCAATAATTATTTTGAGGAAAGAACCAATTTGACGGATCATTTTGCTTTGGCTTTATTCTCGATTCTTGGAGCCGTTATTATGGTTTCTTATTCCAATATGACGATGTTATTTTTAGGAATAGAAATTCTTTCATTACCGCTGTATGTGCTTGCGGGAAGTAGAAAAACATCCACAGCATCCAACGAAGCATCGTTCAAATATTTTTTAATGGGATCGTTTGCAACTGGATTTTTATTGTTCGGAATCGCTTTAATTTATGGCGTAACAATGTCATTTGATTTACCAACTATCGGAATGTTTGTAGCCAATCATATCAACAATTTACCTGGACTTTTTTACGTAGGAATGTTAATGATGTTGGTCGGATTGGCATTTAAAGTATCTGCAGTTCCTTTTCATTTTTGGGTTCCAGATGTTTATGATGGCGCGCCGACTGCAATTACTACATTTATGGCTACAATTGTAAAAACGGCAGGATTTGCCGCCTTTTTCAGATTATTTTACGAATGTTTTTCATTGCTAGGCGTAACATGGCACGATTTACTTTGGATAATGATTGCACTGACTATTATACTTGGGAACATCACTGCGATTTATCAAAAAAGCGTTAAACGAATGCTCGCTTATTCGAGCATTGCACATGCAGGATATATGCTTTTGGCAATTTTGGCAATGAACAAAATATCGGCAGGAGCCATTTTATATTACGCCGCAGCGTACTCTATGGCAACGATTATTGCATTCGCTGCTTTGCAAATTGTTTCTGAAAAACAAAATTCAGAAAATTATGATGCGTTCGATGGTTTGAATAAAAAGAATCCGCTTTTAGCATTTGTGCTGGCTATTTCCATGCTTTCCTTATCGGGAATTCCGCCAATGTCGGGCTTTTTCGGAAAATATTATTTATTTACCGCTGCATTTACCAGCAATTACAAATGGATTACGTTGATTGCCATCAGCGGATCATTAATTAGTATTGGCTATTATTTCCGACTGATTATTGCCGCTTATTTCAAAAAATCAAGCGACGATACCGTTATCGGAATTAGTACTCTTCAAAAAATCATTCTAATTGCCGCAACGCTTGTTGTCTTGTTGCTTGGAATATTTCCGGATTTAATCATCCGCTTACCGCTACTCTAA
- a CDS encoding VTT domain-containing protein produces MSEVWEFLKQLTNPESIINYGGLLLLLFVVFAETGLFIGFFLPGDSLLFTSGLLCGMHIFNTSIFLLIFTLCLAAIIGNMTGFIFGYKAGEALFSKKDSLIFKQKYLQMTRDFYARHGGKTIIIGRFLPIVRTFAPILAGAIKIDFKKFFFYNVVGSVLWVFSLTLTGYFLGMKYPHAKNYLGTIVIAMILVTSIPILKKAFKK; encoded by the coding sequence TTGTCTGAAGTTTGGGAATTTTTAAAGCAATTAACCAATCCAGAATCCATCATTAATTACGGTGGATTACTGCTTTTATTATTTGTTGTTTTCGCCGAAACAGGCTTGTTTATCGGCTTTTTTCTTCCCGGAGATTCACTTTTATTTACTTCCGGATTGTTGTGTGGAATGCACATTTTCAATACATCTATTTTCCTGTTGATTTTTACTTTATGCTTGGCTGCGATTATCGGAAACATGACTGGTTTTATTTTTGGATACAAAGCCGGAGAAGCACTTTTCAGTAAAAAAGATTCACTTATTTTTAAGCAAAAATATTTGCAAATGACGCGTGATTTTTATGCTCGCCACGGTGGAAAGACAATAATTATCGGTCGTTTTTTGCCCATTGTACGCACTTTTGCGCCTATTTTAGCAGGAGCTATAAAAATCGATTTCAAAAAATTTTTTTTCTACAACGTTGTCGGTAGTGTGTTGTGGGTTTTTTCGCTTACGCTGACAGGGTATTTTTTGGGAATGAAATATCCGCACGCAAAAAACTATTTAGGAACCATCGTTATCGCAATGATTTTAGTTACCTCAATTCCCATATTGAAAAAGGCATTCAAAAAATAA